A window of Sphingobacterium sp. SRCM116780 contains these coding sequences:
- a CDS encoding acyl-CoA carboxylase subunit beta yields MNALIVELEKKREQLRLGGGENKIKKLKEKGKLTAWERIEYLLDPQKEYIEIGQFAGENMYPEEGGCPNAGVVCVLGYVKDELCVIVSNDATVKAGAWFPISCKKNLRAQEIAMENKIPIIYLVDSAGVFLPMQDQIFPDKEHFGRIFRNNAKMSSMGIPQIAAIMGSCVAGGAYLPIMSDYAFIVEGTGSVFLAGPYLVKSAIGETVDAETLGGASTHSVISGVTDNKFPDEASCLDAIKGVMDKLGAHPKAGFNRKEAKLPICKSEEIADILPLDRTKPYSMHTLLDALLDEGSFEEYKKDYGKTIVCGLARIDGWAVGIVANQREIVKAKKPAGAIEMQMGGVIYSDSADKAARFIMNCNQQLIPLVFLQDVTGFMVGSRSEQGGIIKDGAKMVNAMANSVVPKFTFIIGNSYGAGNYAMCGKAYDPRLIYAWPTAQMAVMSGAAAGNTLLQIQESALKSKGVNISEEEKNSLLNTIKQRYQEQLSPYYAASRIWVDGVIRPDETRKVISLGIEAANHNPITERYNVGVIQT; encoded by the coding sequence ATGAACGCATTAATTGTAGAGTTAGAAAAAAAAAGAGAACAGCTTCGATTAGGAGGCGGTGAAAATAAAATTAAAAAACTAAAAGAGAAGGGAAAACTAACCGCCTGGGAGCGAATAGAATATCTTTTAGATCCTCAAAAAGAATATATTGAAATTGGTCAGTTTGCTGGCGAAAACATGTATCCCGAAGAGGGAGGCTGTCCCAATGCAGGAGTTGTATGTGTACTCGGTTATGTTAAAGATGAATTATGTGTAATTGTTTCTAATGATGCAACTGTGAAAGCAGGCGCATGGTTTCCGATCAGCTGTAAGAAAAATCTGCGTGCACAGGAAATTGCAATGGAAAATAAAATTCCAATTATCTATTTGGTGGACTCTGCTGGGGTGTTTTTACCGATGCAGGATCAAATCTTTCCAGATAAAGAACATTTTGGTCGTATTTTTAGAAACAACGCTAAAATGTCTTCTATGGGCATCCCACAAATCGCTGCCATCATGGGCAGTTGTGTCGCGGGTGGTGCTTATTTACCCATCATGTCCGACTATGCTTTTATTGTAGAAGGTACAGGTTCGGTATTCCTTGCTGGTCCTTATTTAGTAAAATCTGCGATTGGGGAAACCGTAGATGCAGAAACATTAGGTGGTGCAAGTACACATTCTGTCATCTCAGGTGTAACGGATAATAAATTTCCTGATGAAGCAAGTTGCTTAGACGCTATCAAAGGCGTTATGGATAAGCTTGGTGCTCACCCTAAAGCAGGTTTCAACAGAAAAGAAGCTAAATTACCGATATGTAAAAGCGAAGAAATAGCGGATATTCTACCCTTAGATAGAACAAAACCCTATTCCATGCATACGCTATTAGATGCGTTGCTTGATGAAGGAAGTTTTGAAGAATATAAAAAAGACTATGGAAAAACAATTGTCTGCGGCTTAGCTCGTATAGATGGATGGGCAGTAGGCATTGTTGCCAACCAGAGAGAGATTGTAAAAGCTAAGAAACCTGCAGGTGCGATAGAGATGCAGATGGGTGGTGTGATCTACAGTGATTCAGCGGACAAAGCTGCTCGTTTTATTATGAACTGCAACCAACAACTCATTCCGCTTGTTTTTTTACAGGATGTGACGGGCTTTATGGTCGGTAGCCGATCGGAACAAGGGGGAATCATAAAAGATGGCGCTAAAATGGTGAATGCGATGGCAAATTCTGTTGTTCCTAAATTCACTTTTATTATTGGTAATAGTTACGGAGCGGGCAATTATGCGATGTGTGGTAAAGCCTACGACCCTAGATTAATCTATGCATGGCCTACAGCTCAAATGGCTGTCATGAGTGGTGCTGCGGCTGGTAATACCCTATTGCAGATTCAAGAGTCAGCATTGAAGTCCAAAGGGGTAAACATTTCTGAAGAAGAAAAGAACTCTTTACTGAATACTATTAAGCAACGTTATCAAGAGCAGTTAAGTCCTTATTATGCTGCTTCACGTATCTGGGTAGATGGTGTCATCAGACCTGATGAAACCAGAAAAGTAATCAGCTTGGGTATTGAAGCTGCTAATCACAATCCGATAACGGAACGGTATAATGTAGGTGTTATCCAAACTTAA